A single region of the Candidatus Manganitrophaceae bacterium genome encodes:
- a CDS encoding 6,7-dimethyl-8-ribityllumazine synthase, translated as MVQEWQGGTSGAGFRFGIIVSRFNQSITDPLLKGALQLLEARGTGVEDIEIVRVPGAFELPGAAKKLGRLGRFDALICLGAVIKGETPHFHYISAEVSRGLGQLSLDLELPVIFGVLTTDSMSQALARSGDEINKGTEAAMAAIEMAHLYRKLK; from the coding sequence ATGGTGCAAGAGTGGCAAGGGGGGACCAGCGGCGCCGGATTCCGATTTGGAATTATTGTCAGTCGGTTCAATCAATCCATTACCGATCCCCTTCTCAAGGGGGCGCTTCAATTGCTTGAGGCGCGGGGGACCGGGGTAGAAGACATTGAGATCGTCAGGGTGCCCGGCGCCTTCGAGCTTCCCGGCGCGGCAAAAAAGCTGGGGCGCCTCGGACGTTTTGATGCCTTGATCTGTTTGGGTGCCGTAATCAAAGGGGAGACCCCCCATTTCCATTACATCAGTGCGGAAGTCAGTCGCGGCCTCGGTCAGCTCTCGCTTGATCTCGAATTGCCGGTGATTTTCGGTGTGCTGACGACCGACTCCATGAGCCAGGCATTGGCCCGATCAGGGGATGAAATCAACAAGGGGACGGAAGCGGCGATGGCGGCCATTGAGATGGCGCACTTATATCGAAAACTGAAGTGA
- the glnA gene encoding type I glutamate--ammonia ligase — protein MTPKEVLEFAKKNKVEMVDFKFVDFLGSWQHFGTPIGEFTEKIFEEGSGFDGSSIRGWQAINESDMLAVPDPNSAIMDPFTKIPTLSVVCNIKDPIRNEPYPRDPRYIAQKAEAYLKASGIGDTAYFGPEAEFFIFDNIRFDQNSYSSYFFIDSEEGIWNSGKAEGNLGYKPRHKEGYFPVPPIDSQEDIRAEMCREMEKAGIIVEKQHHEVATAGQAEIDMRFDSLVVMADKLMLYKYIVKNVAKRYGKTVTFMPKPLFGDNGSGMHTHQSIWKKGKPLFAGDEYAGVSKMCLYYIGGILKHAHALAALTNPTTNSYKRLTPGFEAPVNLAYSSRNRSASIRIPMYSNNPKAKRIEVRFPDPGCNPYFAFSAMLLAGLDGIENKIDPGDAMDKDLYELKGKEAAAIRKMPGSLDEALAALEADHAFLLKGNVFSEDILQTWMEYKKNKEVDTMRLRPHPYEFFLYYDI, from the coding sequence ATGACACCGAAAGAGGTATTAGAGTTCGCAAAGAAAAACAAGGTCGAGATGGTCGATTTTAAGTTCGTCGACTTTCTCGGTTCCTGGCAGCATTTCGGGACGCCGATCGGCGAGTTTACAGAGAAGATCTTTGAAGAGGGATCGGGCTTCGACGGGTCGAGCATCCGGGGATGGCAGGCAATCAACGAGAGCGACATGCTGGCCGTGCCTGATCCGAACTCGGCTATCATGGATCCGTTCACGAAGATCCCGACCCTATCGGTCGTCTGTAATATCAAGGACCCGATCCGGAATGAGCCTTACCCGAGAGACCCCCGCTATATCGCGCAGAAAGCGGAGGCCTACCTGAAGGCATCTGGAATCGGCGACACCGCCTACTTCGGACCCGAGGCTGAATTTTTTATCTTCGACAACATCCGGTTCGATCAGAACAGCTACAGCAGCTACTTCTTCATCGACTCGGAGGAGGGGATCTGGAACTCCGGTAAGGCGGAAGGCAATCTCGGCTATAAACCGCGCCACAAAGAAGGGTACTTCCCCGTCCCTCCCATCGATAGCCAAGAAGATATCCGTGCGGAAATGTGCCGCGAGATGGAAAAGGCCGGGATCATCGTCGAAAAACAGCACCACGAGGTTGCGACGGCGGGACAGGCCGAGATCGACATGCGGTTCGATTCTCTCGTCGTCATGGCCGATAAACTGATGCTCTACAAGTATATCGTTAAGAACGTCGCGAAGCGGTATGGGAAAACGGTCACCTTCATGCCGAAGCCGCTCTTCGGCGACAACGGCTCGGGAATGCATACGCATCAGAGCATCTGGAAGAAGGGGAAGCCGCTTTTTGCCGGGGATGAATATGCCGGCGTCAGCAAGATGTGTCTCTATTACATCGGCGGGATTTTAAAGCATGCCCATGCTTTGGCGGCATTGACCAATCCGACGACCAACTCTTACAAGCGGCTGACCCCCGGTTTTGAAGCGCCGGTCAACCTCGCCTATTCCAGCCGCAACCGGAGTGCATCGATCCGAATTCCGATGTACTCGAACAACCCGAAGGCAAAGCGGATCGAGGTCCGGTTTCCCGATCCCGGCTGCAATCCATATTTTGCTTTCTCCGCGATGCTGCTGGCCGGTCTTGACGGAATTGAGAATAAGATCGATCCGGGAGATGCTATGGATAAGGATCTCTATGAGTTGAAGGGGAAGGAAGCGGCCGCCATCCGGAAGATGCCGGGAAGCCTCGACGAGGCGCTGGCGGCATTGGAGGCAGACCATGCCTTCTTGCTGAAGGGAAATGTCTTCAGTGAAGATATCCTCCAGACCTGGATGGAATATAAAAAGAACAAAGAGGTCGATACGATGCGGCTGCGGCCCCATCCTTATGAGTTCTTCCTCTACTACGACATCTAA
- a CDS encoding DUF4388 domain-containing protein codes for MSLEGRLEDLGLADIFQIISLSKRSGVLTVIRKEGTGRLVFNKGMLIYGSSDSVNRLGYTLIKKGLITTEELEKALKLQKTGPAKLPIGAVLEKIGAVSKGVLEQELRNHLAEVVRDFLNWKSGSFHFELGNPVANDLTLESGLNLDFLMMEASRLQDEYERDQRDQLEQKTLPPVSNGSPPSAEPDSPEGQSSFEKDASSTGGGSVDASTKTSYRKDLALLTSMIEELSGPASGSEITLLVLRFASEVMNRAIIFLVRRQDILGLGQFGLQFEDQVADEKIREVQIPLTEPSLFREVIENKGRYKGTFPQEKWHRYFIDQIGGGWPEEIFLAPLLNGPEVIALLYGDNLPERNTISETEGLEAFVRVAGFAFGKAKLERKLQEVRQRGPA; via the coding sequence ATGAGTCTTGAAGGACGACTTGAAGATCTCGGCCTGGCCGATATTTTTCAAATCATCAGCCTCAGCAAGCGTTCGGGTGTCTTGACCGTCATCCGGAAAGAGGGAACCGGGCGTCTGGTCTTCAATAAAGGGATGCTGATTTATGGGAGTTCCGACAGCGTCAACCGTCTTGGTTATACGTTAATCAAAAAAGGATTGATCACGACGGAAGAGCTGGAAAAAGCGTTGAAGCTCCAGAAAACAGGGCCGGCGAAGCTTCCGATTGGAGCCGTTTTAGAAAAAATCGGAGCGGTCTCTAAAGGAGTGCTGGAGCAGGAGCTCAGGAATCATTTGGCCGAGGTCGTTCGGGATTTCCTCAATTGGAAAAGCGGCTCGTTTCATTTCGAACTTGGAAATCCGGTGGCCAATGACTTGACCCTGGAGTCGGGACTCAACCTTGATTTTTTGATGATGGAAGCGAGCCGGCTTCAGGATGAGTATGAACGCGATCAGCGCGATCAGCTGGAGCAGAAAACGCTTCCTCCCGTCTCGAACGGGTCTCCTCCCTCCGCTGAGCCGGATTCCCCAGAGGGGCAAAGTTCTTTCGAAAAAGATGCTTCTTCAACCGGAGGCGGATCGGTGGATGCCTCGACAAAAACATCTTATCGGAAAGATCTTGCCCTGCTGACATCGATGATTGAGGAACTCTCCGGACCGGCGAGCGGCAGCGAAATCACCCTTCTTGTTCTACGCTTTGCGAGCGAGGTGATGAACCGCGCCATTATTTTTTTGGTTCGGCGTCAGGATATTCTGGGACTCGGTCAATTCGGCCTTCAATTTGAAGACCAGGTTGCGGATGAAAAAATTCGCGAGGTTCAAATCCCATTGACGGAACCGTCCCTTTTTAGGGAGGTCATCGAAAACAAAGGGCGCTACAAAGGAACGTTCCCACAGGAAAAATGGCACCGGTATTTCATCGATCAAATTGGAGGAGGGTGGCCGGAGGAAATTTTTCTCGCACCGTTACTCAATGGTCCAGAGGTCATTGCCCTGTTGTATGGAGATAACCTGCCAGAGCGGAATACAATCTCGGAAACGGAAGGGCTGGAGGCTTTTGTCAGAGTTGCCGGTTTCGCTTTCGGAAAGGCCAAGCTCGAGAGGAAATTACAAGAGGTGAGGCAACGGGGGCCTGCATAG
- the purS gene encoding phosphoribosylformylglycinamidine synthase subunit PurS, with the protein MRAKIYITLKSGILDPQGKAIEHALSVLGFKGVKEARVGKYMELVLAPGPADQIEKSVKEMCEKLLANTVIETYRYEIDPEG; encoded by the coding sequence ATGAGAGCAAAAATTTATATCACGCTGAAGAGCGGCATTTTGGACCCGCAAGGAAAGGCGATAGAGCATGCGCTCTCGGTTCTCGGTTTTAAGGGAGTCAAGGAGGCCCGCGTCGGGAAGTATATGGAACTGGTTCTCGCCCCCGGACCGGCCGATCAGATCGAGAAGAGTGTCAAGGAAATGTGCGAAAAGCTGCTCGCCAATACTGTTATTGAAACATACCGTTATGAAATCGACCCCGAAGGATAA
- a CDS encoding bifunctional 3,4-dihydroxy-2-butanone-4-phosphate synthase/GTP cyclohydrolase II, giving the protein MKFSTIEEAIADIKKGKMIILSDDEDRENEGDLVIAAEKVTPEVINFMAKHGRGLICLTLTEERTEQLQLAPMVQENTSSFGTAFTISIDARKEVSTGISAKDRAVTILAAIHPETKPADLVRPGHVFPIRAQKGGVLKRAGQTEGSVDLSRLAGLYPAGVICEIMNEDGTMARLPDLIEFGKQHDLKLVTIKDLIEYRMKRESLVHRAAEAHLPTEYGDFNAVAYQNEIDHEVHIALVKGEIKGSKPVFVRVHSGCVTGDIFASNRCDCGEQLHAAMSRVEKEGVGVILYLNQEGRGIGLVNKLKAYQLQDGGRDTVQANLELGFKADLRDYGIGAQILVDLGLRKIRLMTNNPRKIVGIEGYGLEVVERIPIEIEPHEKNVHYLRTKKMKLGHILDNV; this is encoded by the coding sequence ATGAAATTTAGCACCATTGAAGAGGCCATCGCCGACATCAAAAAAGGGAAGATGATTATCCTCAGCGATGATGAAGATCGCGAGAACGAAGGGGACCTTGTCATCGCGGCGGAAAAGGTGACTCCCGAGGTGATCAATTTTATGGCGAAGCATGGACGCGGCCTCATCTGCCTCACCTTGACCGAGGAGCGGACGGAACAGCTTCAATTGGCGCCGATGGTTCAAGAGAATACCTCTTCGTTCGGGACTGCGTTCACCATCTCCATCGATGCGCGAAAAGAGGTCAGCACCGGAATCTCGGCAAAGGACCGCGCCGTCACCATTTTAGCCGCGATTCATCCCGAGACGAAGCCGGCCGATCTGGTTCGGCCGGGGCATGTTTTCCCAATCCGGGCGCAGAAGGGGGGCGTTTTAAAGCGCGCGGGACAGACGGAAGGGTCGGTCGACCTCTCTCGTCTGGCCGGCCTTTATCCGGCGGGGGTTATTTGCGAAATTATGAACGAAGATGGAACGATGGCCCGCCTTCCCGACCTCATCGAATTCGGAAAGCAGCACGATCTGAAGCTGGTGACGATCAAGGATTTAATCGAATATCGGATGAAGCGGGAATCGCTGGTTCATCGGGCGGCTGAGGCGCATCTGCCGACCGAATATGGCGATTTCAATGCCGTCGCCTATCAAAATGAAATTGATCATGAGGTTCACATCGCCCTGGTGAAGGGGGAGATCAAAGGGAGCAAGCCGGTGTTTGTCCGGGTTCATTCCGGCTGTGTGACGGGCGACATCTTTGCCTCAAATCGTTGCGATTGCGGAGAGCAGCTTCATGCCGCCATGAGCCGGGTGGAGAAGGAGGGGGTCGGTGTCATCCTTTATCTCAACCAAGAAGGGCGCGGCATCGGTCTGGTGAATAAATTAAAGGCATACCAACTTCAAGACGGTGGGCGAGACACCGTCCAAGCCAATTTAGAGCTCGGTTTTAAAGCGGATCTCCGGGATTATGGCATCGGCGCTCAGATCTTGGTCGATCTGGGGCTTCGGAAAATACGGTTGATGACGAACAATCCACGGAAGATTGTGGGAATCGAAGGGTACGGTCTGGAGGTCGTCGAGCGAATTCCGATTGAAATTGAACCGCACGAAAAGAATGTCCATTACCTTCGTACGAAAAAGATGAAGCTCGGACATATACTGGACAATGTTTGA
- a CDS encoding adenylosuccinate lyase — translation MIDRYSRPEMTAIWESKNKYETWLQVELLACEAMVQQGEVPKSVPEVIRSKAKIDPVRIDELEKQVKHDVIAFLTSITEKVGEDGRYLHLGMTSSDVLDTALAVMMRQASDILLGDLRALMIVLKQKAEQYKETVMIGRSHGVHGEPITFGLKIALWYDEIKRNLHRMEEAKEVISYGKISGAMGTFAHLHPSVEAYVCEKLGLKPEPVSNQIVQRDRHAQFIQTLALIAASLEKFATEIRHLQRTEVLEAEEPFEKGQKGSSAMPHKRNPIGCENICGLARIIRSNANAALENVPLWHERDISHSSVERIIIPDSTILLDFMLARFTKIMKGLFVYPERMAENLERTGGTIYSQKVLLLLIRKGMEREQAYEIVQSTAMEVFNKGGSFKEAILSRPEVLKKLSAQEVEGCFDPHQFVAHIEAIYKRVFSGA, via the coding sequence ATGATTGATCGGTATAGCCGGCCTGAAATGACGGCGATTTGGGAGTCAAAAAACAAGTACGAAACATGGCTTCAGGTGGAACTCCTTGCCTGCGAGGCGATGGTGCAACAAGGAGAGGTGCCGAAATCGGTGCCGGAGGTCATCCGCTCAAAGGCGAAGATCGATCCTGTTCGAATCGACGAACTGGAAAAGCAAGTCAAACATGATGTCATTGCGTTTTTGACGTCGATCACCGAAAAAGTCGGAGAGGACGGACGTTATCTTCATTTGGGAATGACCTCTTCCGACGTGCTCGATACGGCACTGGCGGTGATGATGCGCCAGGCCTCGGACATTCTCCTCGGCGATCTTCGCGCGCTCATGATCGTGCTGAAACAAAAGGCGGAGCAGTATAAGGAGACAGTCATGATCGGCCGCTCGCATGGGGTTCATGGAGAGCCGATTACGTTTGGTCTGAAAATAGCCCTTTGGTATGACGAGATCAAGCGGAATCTGCATCGTATGGAAGAAGCGAAGGAGGTGATCTCCTACGGGAAGATCTCCGGTGCCATGGGAACATTCGCCCACCTCCACCCTTCCGTCGAGGCTTATGTCTGCGAAAAGCTGGGGCTTAAGCCGGAACCGGTCTCAAATCAAATCGTTCAGCGGGATCGACACGCCCAATTTATTCAGACGCTTGCCCTGATTGCGGCCAGTCTTGAAAAATTCGCCACCGAGATTCGCCACCTGCAACGGACGGAGGTGCTCGAGGCGGAAGAGCCGTTTGAAAAAGGGCAAAAGGGCTCCTCTGCAATGCCTCACAAACGGAATCCGATCGGTTGCGAAAATATTTGCGGCTTGGCGCGCATTATCCGATCGAACGCCAACGCTGCGCTTGAAAACGTTCCCCTCTGGCATGAGCGGGATATCAGCCACTCCTCCGTCGAGCGGATCATTATTCCAGACAGCACCATTCTTCTCGATTTCATGCTGGCGCGTTTCACCAAAATCATGAAAGGCCTTTTCGTCTATCCGGAACGGATGGCCGAGAATTTGGAACGGACGGGGGGAACGATCTATTCCCAAAAGGTACTGCTCCTCTTGATTCGGAAGGGGATGGAGCGTGAACAGGCGTATGAGATCGTGCAGTCTACCGCGATGGAGGTCTTTAATAAAGGGGGATCTTTTAAAGAAGCGATCCTCTCTCGACCGGAGGTCTTGAAAAAGTTGAGCGCTCAGGAAGTCGAGGGCTGTTTCGATCCGCATCAATTTGTCGCTCATATCGAAGCGATTTACAAGCGGGTTTTCAGTGGCGCTTAA
- a CDS encoding NAD+ synthase codes for MRNLRIALAQMNSTVGDLTGNIRKITDAVEKARENKVDLIAFPELAITGYPPEDLLLKPQFIEANLKALHEVAKKCKGLTAIVGFVDREEDIYNAAAVIHDGVIRFTYHKCYLPNYGVFDENRYFQAGTTAPVFLLNDITIGVNICEDMWYPEGPTYAQALGGGAEVIVNINASPYHAGKGVLREEMLATRARDNAVIVAHVNLIGGQDELIFDGGSFVFNERGELLARAKQFRESFITLDLSVDSVFRARLHDPRRRKEKLEQAFPQVERYHFGNLKHEGKRRAITPTLEDHLPRLDEMYQALVLGLSDYVDKNGFKKGVIGLSGGIDSALTAAIAVDALGKENVIGVFMPSRYTSQESREDTENLAHHLGVRLITLSIEPPFQSYLNLLAPEFQDNPADITEENLQSRIRGNLLMALSNKFGWLVLTTGNKSEMSVGYATLYGDMAGGFAVIKDVWKTLVYELALERNKKGKPVIPERILTRPPTAELRPNQTDQDSLPPYEVLDPILKAYVEEDKSFDEIVSMGFDPAVIAKVIGLVDLSEFKRRQAPLGIKLTPRALGKDRRIPITNKYRSFYQASKTSGSDGKPDGKNRGKRGKEKL; via the coding sequence ATGCGGAACCTTCGGATCGCTCTGGCACAGATGAATAGCACCGTCGGTGATCTCACAGGGAATATACGGAAGATCACGGACGCCGTTGAGAAGGCGCGAGAGAACAAGGTCGATCTGATTGCCTTTCCGGAGCTGGCCATTACAGGGTACCCCCCTGAAGACCTGCTCCTAAAACCGCAGTTCATCGAGGCAAATCTCAAGGCGCTGCATGAGGTCGCAAAGAAATGCAAGGGATTGACCGCGATTGTCGGTTTTGTCGATCGGGAGGAAGATATTTACAACGCGGCCGCCGTCATTCATGATGGCGTGATCCGTTTTACGTATCACAAGTGCTATCTCCCGAACTATGGGGTCTTTGATGAAAACCGCTACTTTCAGGCAGGCACCACCGCCCCGGTCTTTCTGCTGAACGATATTACGATCGGCGTCAACATCTGCGAAGATATGTGGTATCCGGAAGGCCCGACGTATGCCCAAGCGCTGGGGGGCGGCGCCGAGGTGATTGTGAATATCAACGCCTCCCCTTATCATGCCGGGAAAGGGGTTCTCCGGGAGGAGATGCTGGCGACCCGTGCGAGGGACAATGCGGTTATTGTCGCCCACGTCAACCTAATCGGGGGACAAGACGAACTGATCTTCGATGGGGGGAGCTTCGTCTTCAATGAGCGTGGCGAACTGCTGGCGAGGGCGAAGCAGTTTCGGGAATCATTCATCACTCTAGACCTCTCGGTCGATTCCGTTTTTAGAGCGCGGCTCCATGATCCACGGCGACGTAAAGAAAAGTTAGAGCAGGCCTTTCCGCAGGTTGAACGGTACCACTTTGGGAATCTGAAGCACGAGGGGAAGCGGAGAGCGATTACGCCGACATTGGAAGATCACCTTCCTCGGCTGGATGAGATGTATCAGGCGCTCGTTCTCGGTTTGTCCGATTATGTCGACAAAAACGGCTTTAAAAAAGGGGTGATCGGCCTTTCAGGGGGCATCGACTCCGCATTGACTGCGGCGATTGCCGTCGATGCCCTGGGGAAGGAAAATGTCATCGGTGTTTTTATGCCTTCCCGTTATACGTCGCAGGAGAGCAGGGAGGATACGGAAAACCTCGCCCATCATTTGGGAGTCCGGCTCATTACCCTCTCGATCGAGCCCCCCTTTCAGTCCTATCTCAATTTACTCGCTCCGGAATTTCAAGATAATCCGGCCGATATTACCGAGGAGAACCTTCAATCGCGGATCCGGGGGAACTTGCTGATGGCTCTCTCAAACAAGTTCGGGTGGCTGGTTCTCACGACGGGAAATAAGAGCGAAATGAGCGTCGGCTACGCCACCTTGTATGGAGATATGGCCGGCGGGTTCGCGGTCATCAAAGATGTTTGGAAGACCTTGGTCTATGAACTGGCGCTTGAACGGAACAAAAAGGGAAAGCCGGTTATTCCGGAACGGATCCTGACCCGTCCGCCGACCGCCGAACTTCGCCCGAACCAGACCGATCAGGATTCTCTTCCTCCCTACGAAGTGCTCGATCCGATCTTAAAAGCATATGTCGAAGAAGACAAGTCGTTTGATGAAATTGTTTCGATGGGTTTCGACCCGGCGGTTATTGCCAAAGTGATTGGCTTGGTCGATTTGTCGGAGTTTAAAAGAAGGCAGGCCCCCCTTGGGATCAAATTGACCCCACGCGCACTGGGAAAGGATCGGAGAATACCGATCACCAACAAATATCGTAGTTTTTATCAGGCAAGCAAGACAAGCGGTTCGGACGGAAAGCCGGACGGAAAAAACAGAGGAAAAAGGGGAAAGGAGAAGCTATGA
- a CDS encoding glycosyltransferase family 4 protein, with product MKIAQIAPLYESVPPRLYGGTERVVSVLTEGLIQRGHDVTLFASGDSTTEARLIPVCPEALRLSGVKDPCADHMLELALVYEQADQFDLIHSHVDYFTFPFAAQAATPTITTLHGRLDPPELQAIHRYYKSHPLISISNSQREPFPFANWAGTVYHGLQMDRHRFYPNPGKYLAFLGRISPEKRPDLAIEIAKRTGVPLKIAAKVSDQDRKYFEQVIRPLITPPLIEYIGEVDEEEKDIFLGEALALLFPIDWPEPFGLVMIESLACGTPVIARPCGSVPEILIDGTTGFIHSELDDLVGAVERIDTLSRRECRKHAETFFSAERMVEQYERIYEKLSATRERPLSAGKLAEAV from the coding sequence ATGAAAATTGCACAAATTGCTCCCCTTTATGAGAGTGTTCCGCCGAGACTCTACGGAGGAACCGAGCGGGTCGTCTCTGTCCTGACCGAAGGATTAATTCAGAGAGGACATGACGTCACCCTCTTTGCCAGCGGCGATTCGACGACGGAGGCCCGACTCATCCCGGTCTGCCCGGAAGCCCTCCGCCTCAGTGGGGTCAAAGACCCCTGCGCAGACCATATGCTCGAACTTGCCCTCGTTTATGAGCAGGCCGATCAGTTTGATCTGATCCACTCCCATGTCGACTATTTTACCTTTCCCTTCGCGGCTCAAGCCGCGACACCGACCATTACGACCTTACACGGGCGGTTAGATCCCCCTGAGCTTCAGGCAATTCATCGGTATTATAAATCCCATCCGCTCATCTCCATCAGCAACAGCCAGAGAGAGCCTTTCCCCTTCGCGAACTGGGCCGGAACGGTTTATCACGGTTTGCAGATGGATCGGCATCGTTTTTATCCTAATCCGGGAAAGTATCTCGCCTTCCTCGGCAGGATCTCCCCGGAAAAGCGTCCCGATCTGGCGATTGAGATTGCAAAGCGAACCGGCGTCCCGCTGAAGATCGCCGCAAAGGTCAGCGATCAAGATCGCAAATATTTCGAGCAGGTCATCCGTCCTTTGATCACCCCTCCCCTCATTGAATATATTGGCGAGGTCGATGAAGAAGAAAAAGATATCTTCCTCGGTGAAGCGCTCGCCCTTCTCTTCCCGATCGATTGGCCGGAGCCGTTCGGTCTGGTGATGATCGAGTCGCTCGCCTGCGGAACCCCGGTGATCGCCCGCCCCTGCGGCTCCGTACCGGAGATATTGATCGACGGGACCACCGGTTTTATTCACTCGGAGCTCGACGACCTGGTCGGTGCGGTAGAGCGAATCGACACCCTTTCTCGGCGGGAGTGCAGAAAACATGCGGAGACCTTCTTTTCGGCCGAGCGAATGGTTGAACAGTATGAACGGATCTATGAGAAACTTTCGGCAACGCGGGAGCGGCCTCTCTCAGCGGGTAAACTTGCAGAGGCGGTCTAA
- a CDS encoding response regulator — MKKVLVVDDSAPMRSLLVSAIEEIDGVDAVEATNGFEALKALPMQPFDLIMTDINMPQINGLEIVHFIMSHEIYRNIPLVIISTETGQADIKKGLSLGAKRYITKPFDPEQVKKVVKELLKLN, encoded by the coding sequence ATCAAAAAGGTGCTTGTGGTAGATGATTCTGCGCCGATGCGATCACTTTTGGTCTCGGCGATTGAGGAGATTGATGGGGTCGACGCCGTGGAAGCGACCAATGGTTTTGAGGCCCTCAAGGCCCTCCCAATGCAGCCATTTGATCTGATTATGACCGATATCAACATGCCCCAAATCAACGGTCTTGAAATCGTTCACTTCATCATGAGCCATGAGATATACCGAAATATTCCTCTGGTCATTATCTCGACGGAAACCGGTCAGGCCGATATCAAAAAAGGGCTTTCCCTCGGTGCGAAGAGATACATCACTAAGCCGTTCGATCCCGAGCAAGTTAAAAAGGTCGTAAAAGAGCTTTTAAAGCTGAATTAG
- the nusB gene encoding transcription antitermination factor NusB: MGFRRKARELALQLLFQIDFTGNHIEIPPAFWTENEAAPQVKAFTELLVLGVLKHFSEIDQLIEKYAQHWSRERMAAIDRNILRFAIFELLFLKEIPPKVTINEAIEIAKKYGSGDSGAFVNGILDRIHHDEVTNNPTDLKQGAM, from the coding sequence ATGGGCTTTAGGAGAAAAGCCAGGGAACTGGCCCTGCAGCTGCTCTTCCAAATTGATTTTACGGGGAATCATATTGAGATTCCTCCTGCCTTTTGGACTGAGAATGAGGCTGCTCCTCAGGTGAAAGCATTCACCGAGCTCTTGGTGTTAGGGGTGTTGAAACATTTTTCCGAGATCGATCAGCTCATTGAAAAATACGCACAGCATTGGTCGCGTGAACGGATGGCGGCCATTGATCGAAACATCCTCCGGTTCGCCATCTTTGAGCTTCTCTTCTTAAAAGAAATTCCGCCGAAAGTCACGATCAATGAAGCGATCGAGATTGCAAAAAAGTACGGGAGCGGAGATTCAGGGGCGTTCGTCAACGGAATTCTGGACCGTATTCACCATGATGAGGTCACGAACAATCCGACCGACCTGAAGCAGGGGGCGATGTAA